In Pochonia chlamydosporia 170 chromosome Unknown PCv3seq00008, whole genome shotgun sequence, the following proteins share a genomic window:
- a CDS encoding sulfotransferase family domain-containing protein, whose translation MLLPEDTISQQNAEIEQQSRRRHVFLFTHPRTASNLLCRLLSDQPNWMQAEYHFRNAFTFARKSFNWGPVIDIDEEQRVTFANLLQDGYNELQQFRDATRLQGKHCFVKSHLLHIWEPSILSQSIWGGESGPSFPALSPRRAGSMAKRTNPTIFTDDFLSAWLPVFLIRHPALVFESWYRAESSAGPVDIFDKSLAFFTTFTYIRQLYEWFEANACNEANEAGESENDAQDQPYIGPIVIDADDIMEKRSINRLCEICGMDAQSIRYTWEKTTPADAKLASRRRLSYMGGFWSSTSIDKSKSSRGLDLSEKRSQWKEEFGDGVANRLYDLVQNAMADYTYLRDRKI comes from the exons ATGCTTTTGCCAGAGGACACGATAAGTCAACAGAACGCCGAAATAGAACAGCAATCTCGGCGCCGACACGTATTCCTCTTCACCCACCCTAGGACAGCATCCAatcttctttgccgtctCCTGTCAGATCAGCCAAACTGGATGCAGGCAGAATACCACTTTCGAAACGCATTCACATTCGCTCGCAAGTCTTTCAACTGGGGTCCAGTCATAGATATAGACGAGGAACAACGGGTAACTTTCGCGAATTTGCTTCAGGATGGGTACAATGAGCTTCAGCAATTTCGGGATGCTACTCGCTTGCAG GGCAAACATTGTTTCGTCAAAAGCCACCTGCTGCATATATGGGAACCATCCATTCTTTCCCAAAGCATATGGGGCGGTGAATCAGGCCCGTCTTTTCCCGCACTATCTCCTCGCAGAGCAGGCAGTATGGCAAAAAGAACCAATCCAACTATTTTCACAGATGACTTCCTTAGTGCTTGGTTGCCCGTCTTCCTGATTCGTCACCCGGCTCTTGTTTTCGAGTCTTGGTATAGAGCAGAGAGTTCTGCCGGGCCAGTTGACATATTCGACAAGTCTTTGGCATTCTTTACAACCTTCACATACATTCGTCAACTCTACGAATGGTTTGAAGCAAATGCGTGTAACGAGGCGAACGAGGCGGGCGAAAGCGAGAACGATGCTCAGGATCAGCCCTACATCGGGCCTATTGTCATAGATGCCGATGATATTATGGAAAAACGCTCAATAAACAGGCTGTGTGAAATATGTGGCATGGATGCACAATCCATTCGCTATACATGGGAAAAGACAACACCTGCTGACGCCAAACTAGCTAGTCGTCGGCGACTAAGTTATATGGGTGGATTCTGGAGCTCAACTTCAATCGACAAATCGAAGTCGTCTAGAGGCCTGGACCTATCAGAAAAACGCAGCCAATGGAAAGAGGAGTTTGGAGATGGGGTAGCGAACAGGCTTTACGATCTTGTCCAGAATGCCATGGCGGATTATACCTACTTACGAGATAGAAAGATCTAA
- a CDS encoding 4-hydroxyphenylpyruvate dioxygenase (similar to Metarhizium acridum CQMa 102 XP_007811749.1): MSLGSSTLHSLDTKLKVAAAKGFLGVELYWDDLFQYSLPIRNTISPHTLPETTESSLAVLLAAADIAKLAAGLHLKIISLQPFRNFDGLRNPDLREERLAEFKLWVATARQLGTNVIGVPSTLPTVKSADYTGNRDAAAADLAVLARLAKRLGVRIAYENLCFAAHVKDWEQAWDRIQLAGEPKQLLFLPDTFNICGQTYMNPEDPSGRTPDGAVNLQASLQNLINTVPMHRMPLLQVADAELLDSPLTSDHPWRKETGLTPLMALSRNARLFPFEETGYLPVLSVIQALVSAGWEGWVSMEVFSRTTQVEGERTIWEHAERAWRSWEKLANFMGWQVQPVA, translated from the coding sequence ATGTCTCTCGGCTCCTCGACCCTACACTCTCTTGATACGAAACTAAAAGTCGCAGCCGCTAAGGGATTCCTCGGCGTCGAGCTGTACTGGGACGATCTTTTCCAGTACTCCCTGCCAATACGCAATACAATATCCCCACATACCTTGCCAGAAACGACAGAAAGCAGCTTGGCCGTCCTCCTGGCGGCAGCAGATATCGCCAAGCTAGCTGCCGGCCTCCATCTGAAGATCATATCGCTTCAGCCATTCCGCAATTTTGACGGCTTAAGGAATCCTGACCTTCGAGAGGAACGCCTAGCTGAGTTTAAACTCTGGGTAGCTACAGCTCGCCAGCTTGGCACCAATGTTATCGGCGTGCCGAGCACGCTGCCAACTGTTAAGTCGGCCGATTACACTGGGAATCGTGACGCCGCTGCGGCAGATTTAGCGGTATTAGCGCGGCTCGCAAAGAGACTAGGTGTCCGCATTGCCTACGAGAACTTATGCTTTGCAGCACACGTCAAGGATTGGGAACAGGCATGGGATAGGATACAACTCGCCGGCGAGCCTAAGCAACTGCTCTTTCTCCCAGACACATTTAACATTTGTGGCCAGACATATATGAATCCTGAGGATCCATCTGGCAGAACACCTGACGGGGCGGTTAACTTACAAGCCTCGCTCCAGAATCTCATCAACACAGTTCCTATGCACAgaatgccattgctgcaagTTGCTGATGCGGAGTTACTTGACTCTCCACTCACGTCGGACCACCCGTGGCGTAAGGAGACCGGACTTACGCCGCTAATGGCCCTTAGCCGGAATGCCAGGCTATTCCCGTTCGAGGAGACAGGTTACTTGCCGGTATTGAGCGTTATTCAGGCGCTTGTTAGTGCTGGGTGGGAAGGCTGGGTAAGCATGGAGGTGTTTTCGAGGACTACGCAAGTTGAAGGTGAAAGGACGATCTGGGAGCATGCAGAACGTGCGTGGCGGAGTTGGGAAAAGCTGGCGAATTTTATGGGCTGGCAAGTCCAGCCAGTGGCGTAG
- a CDS encoding C6 transcription factor (similar to Talaromyces stipitatus ATCC 10500 XP_002482896.1) yields the protein MGSSEDQDPRPLRDFSCLLCRQRKVKCDRHDPCANCLKAQTQCDFVAPVRGRRGRKPKAVHEGLHAKLRRYELMLEKHGERLDEAPEEDMDCSDNDAASEPAFQRPTTESSMSIDSTPQDHTTRYNVNSSSRYFDSTLWSSIGSDLKQPSNDRPHEQMEPMDSADENDAPLLSWLEGRPSRTEPSLDLREFYPDAATFYQLQHIFTDKIDNMLKMLHLPSLFNTLNAALTRPDGMSKNTEAILFCCCLATVSTMTQDECRTILKQDKSPVLRKYKKIATQALTNAAFVEHPDLTNLQALSLYLFGVKRFYSYNTLNILCGLAVRLAMRIGLHRDGVTLGLPPFEIELRRRLWWHIIQLDFNTSDLLGIRPSLDIFVGDTKPPSNVDDEDIGPGMTELPRERTGITSLTLVRVRCDITQFLRHLYLSSLSSNASGFDIISSAAVSVEEKERMIAKLQDSFESKYLRYCDPSEPLHMFVSIVIRSVICRMKVLTYNPRYFAEKQMQLTAREREVLFVNASKLLEYAALLRNTPSFHKYIGRTSATYIWDTILYVLIAARHRKAGHEIERLWHLIGILISHNPDNFGRAADAVYTALSKWIPEVWDEYAAAARTQGLPTPVPPDYLVEMKSSRGTARPRTESQEAVTSHSTNAAEQPVQTPQKGVMSADDGFQFSDLDAFAADPNEWLQWERLLAGDDLFGISWD from the exons ATGGGTTCCAGTGAAGACCAAGACCCAAGACCGCTGAGAGACTTTTCCTGCCTACTCTGTCGGCAGCGAAAGGTAAAATGCGACCGACACGACCCATGCGCTAACTGCCTCAAGGCTCAGACACAATGTGACTTTGTCGCACCAGTACGTGGCAGGCGCGGGAGGAAGCCAAAGGCAGTCCACGAGGGTCTGCATGCCAAGTTACGTCGATATGAGCTCATGCTTGAGAAGCACGGTGAGAGGCTGGACGAGGCACCcgaggaggacatggactgtTCGGACAACGATGCCGCTTCGGAGCCTGCGTTCCAACGGCCAACGACTGAATCATCCATGTCGATAGACTCGACGCCCCAGGATCACACTACCAGATATAATGTCAACTCTTCGTCCCGGTATTTTGATAG CACGTTGTGGTCAAGCATTGGCAGCGAT CTTAAACAGCCATCCAACGATAGGCCACATGAACAAATGGAACCTATGGATTCCGCAGACGAAAATGACGCCCCCCTCCTCTCATGGTTAGAAGGTCGTCCTAGTCGCACGGAGCCTTCACTCGACCTGCGGGAGTTTTATCCCGATGCTGCCACATTCTACCAACTTCAACACATATTCACTGACAAAATTGATAAtatgttgaagatgcttcATCTGCCGTCACTGTTTAACACCTTGAACGCGGCACTCACTAGGCCTGACGGCATGTCAAAAAACACCGAAGCTATTTTGTTCTGCTGCTGTCTCGCCACTGTCAGTACCATGACGCAAGACGAATGTCGGACCATTTTGAAGCAGGATAAGTCTCCTGTGCTTCGCAAGTACAAGAAGATTGCAACGCAAGCTCTCACCAATGCTGCATTTGTCGAGCATCCGGACTTAACCAACCTCCAGGCGCTCTCACTCTACCTG TTTGGAGTTAAAAGGTTCTATAGCTACAACACGCTCAACATATTGTGTGGGTTGGCAGTTCGTCTGGCTATGCGTATTGGCCTGCACCGGGACGGGGTCACCTTGGGCTTACCACCTTTTGAAATAGAGCTACGTCGTCGGCTTTGGTGGCACATCATTCAGCTCGACTTCAACACTTCAGATTTACTGGGTATCCGGCCGTCGTTGGATATATTTGTTGGGGACACAAAACCGCCATccaatgtcgatgatgaagacATTGGCCCGGGCATGACGGAGCTCCCTAGGGAGCGGACTGGCATTACATCCTTAACACTCGTCCGTGTCCGCTGTGACATCACTCAATTTCTCAGACACCTTTATCTctcttccttgtcctcgAACGCAAGTGGCTTTGACATCATCAGCAGTGCTGCAGTTTCcgtggaagaaaaggagcgGATGATTGCAAAGTTGCAGGACTCGTTTGAATCCAAGTACCTGCGGTACTGTGATCCTTCAGAGCCATTGCACATGTTTGTGTCGATTGTCATACGCTCTGTCATTTGCAGGATGAAAGTTCTGACCTACAATCCAAGATACTTTGCCgagaagcaaatgcaatTAACCGCACGCGAACGAGAAGTTTTATTCGTCAACGCGAGCAAATTGCTAGAGTATGCGGCCTTGCTCCGCAACACACCCAGTTTCCATAAGTACATTGGCCGTACAAGTGCGACGTATATCTGGGACACCATTCTCTACGTCCTCATTGCTGCTCGTCACCGCAAAGCAGGTCATGAAATTGAGCGGCTCTGGCATCTCATTGGCATACTGATTTCTCACAATCCGGACAATTTTGGCAGGGCAGCTGATGCTGTTTACACGGCGCTATCGAAATGGATACCGGAGGTTTGGGACGAGTACGCTGCCGCAGCTAGAACTCAGGGACTACCTACGCCGGTGCCGCCGGATTACCTGGTGGAAATGAAGTCATCACGCGGCACCGCTAGGCCTCGAACTGAGAGTCAAGAAGCTGTCACATCCCATTCCACAAATGCGGCTGAGCAGCCAGTGCAGACTCCTCAGAAGGGAGTGATGTCGGCAGATGATGGTTTTCAGTTTTCGGACTTGGATGCCTTTGCTGCGGACCCGAATGAATGGCTTCAGTGGGAGCGGCTGCTGGCCGGTGATGATCTTTTTGGCATTTCCTGGGATTAG
- a CDS encoding major facilitator superfamily transporter (similar to Arthroderma otae CBS 113480 XP_002849815.1) produces the protein MPEVAEEVEKAPSAPDAKVQGQQEMEYPGMMKRALIMVSVYLSVFLITLDQNIISTAIPKITDEFHSLDDISWYGTAYLMTMCTFQLLMGKVYKQYPVKPVFMAGVFLFEVGSAICGAAPSSAVFILGRAVAGLGGSGMITGTMVIMSHTLPLQQRPAWQGAFGAIFAIASVIGPLVGGAFTNNVTWRWCFYLNLPVGAVSLLVTLLILQVPNQKLEPRADTFVGRVKQLDIFGSLISFPAIICLVLALQWGGTTYAWDNVRIIVLLVLTGILWISFIGVQVWKKEAATVPPRIVKNRSVLGAMWFALFNNASMMVMVYYLPIWFQAIKGVDAIKSGIMLLPTILGTVIGSISSGFIISKVGYYAPFFILSAILMPVGAGLLTTLNIDTGAGEWIGYQVLFGLGVGFGNQQPLNVVQTVLDRPDVPVGSAVIVFLRFLGSSLALPIAQSVFLNHLVADLTNLSSVNPEDIVKGGVTDLRNLVRPDQLSLLLRDYNSAIINVFYIVTATSSLMVFSCFFIEWKTVRPKK, from the exons ATGCCCGAAGTCGCTGAAGAGGTCGAAAAGGCGCCTAGTGCCCCGGACGCCAAAGTCCAAGGCCAGCAGGAGATGGAATATCCAGGCATGATGAAGCGAGCTCTTATTATGGTTTCTGTCTACCTCTCGGTCTTTCTCATTACCTTG GACCAAAATATTATCTCGACGGCTATTCCCAAAATCACCGATGAATTTCACTCCCTCGACGACATCAGCTGGTATGGAACGGCATACTTGATGACCATGTGCACCTTTCAGCTGCTCATGGGCAAAGTATACAAACAATATCCCGTTAAACCCGTCTTTATGGCCGGAGTATTTCTTTTCGAAGTCGGATCCGCCATTTGTGGCGCCGCACCCTCATccgccgtcttcatcctGGGTCGTGCCGTCGCTGGCCTCGGTGGCTCGGGCATGATCACCGGCACAATGGTCATCATGTCACACACATTGCCTCTACAGCAGCGACCTGCCTGGCAGGGTGCCTTTGgtgccatctttgccattgctTCAGTCATTGGTCCTCTCGTCGGCGGTGCCTTCACGAACAACGTTACCTGGAGATGGTGCTTCTATCTCAATCTCCCCGTCGGAGCGGTGTCCCTTCTTGTAACACTCCTCATTCTGCAAGTCCCCAACCAAAAGCTGGAGCCTCGTGCCGACACATTCGTCGGCAGAGTGAAGCAGCTTGATATATTTGGCAGCCTCATCTCTTTCCCGGCCATCATCTGTTTGGTTCTCGCTCTTCAGTGGGGTGGCACCACATATGCTTGGGACAATGTTCGTATTattgttcttcttgtccttaCTGGCATCCTTTGGATCAGTTTTATTGGAGTTCAAGTTTGGAAAAAGGAGGCTGCTACTGTACCCCCTCGCATTGTCAAAAACCGAAGCGTCCTCGGAGCCATGTGGTTTGCTCTTTTCAACAACGCTAgcatgatggtgatggtctACTATCTCCCTATCTGGTTCCAGGCAATCAAGGGTGTGGACGCCATCAAGTCCGGTATCATGCTACTGCCCACAATCTTGGGGACAGTTATAGGCTCAATTTCCTCTGGTTTCATCATTAGCAAGGTTGGCTACTACGCACCGTTCTTTATCCTGAGTGCCATCCTCATGCCCGTTGGCGCTGGCCTTCTCACAACCCTCAACATTGACACTGGTGCCGGTGAATGGATCGGCTATCAGGTCTTATTTGGTCTTGGCGTCGGCTTTGGCAACCAGCAACCACTCAACGTCGTACAGACGGTGCTCGACCGCCCTGATGTTCCCGTCGGGTCTGCtgtcatcgtcttcctccgATTTCTGGGCTCCTCTCTTGCTCTCCCTATTGCACAGAGCGTCTTCCTCAACCACTTGGTGGCTGACCTGACAAATCTATCTTCAGTCAACCCTGAAGATATCGTCAAAGGTGGCGTGACAGATCTAAGGAACCTCGTTCGTCCCGATCaactttctcttctcctgAGAGATTACAATAGcgccatcatcaatgtctTCTATATCGTCACGGCTACTAGTAGCTTGATGGTAttttcttgcttcttcatcgaatGGAAGACAGTCAGGCCTAAGAAGTAA
- a CDS encoding monooxygenase (similar to Talaromyces marneffei ATCC 18224 XP_002144859.1) → MAPGRIEPNGTSTNDTNGEHLSVKNVEKLGTSASFAKARAEDMAKREIDATVMRYPETGINVLIVGAGLGGLACALECWRKGHTVHIIDRSSGPVWTGDNIQIQPSAILLLRHWPDLGYEVEDTQYDVEMSYYKQTGERIYGPSPPMFNDPESLIGRRGFSSVNAHSRIKLYRAFLDQIERIGLKIEWGHKVVEFWEDVDQGVGGVVFEDGEKRTADIVVAADGLRTASGTIVPGMPTELKASGKAIYRAAFPIEHALRDPTVQAQWNFKTEGRPIWQFWIGNGAHAMISLTKDIAFWSFMHSHDESAREAWIPDVDPEEVIDVMEKSVAVHPAVAALIKTTPKGSVVNWQLKLRDSHEQWTSPGGRVVQLGDAAHAFLPTSGNGATQAIEDGITLATCLQLGGKSQAANATKAYNKLRYQRVSCGQKMGFVNQQLKQHTNWDAIDKNPALIRSRYPRWVWSHDAEAYAYEKFCEALHHVLSNGEVALRNTNYPRGHKFRSWTMQEVQEQIKAGQSLEALQDGDWS, encoded by the exons ATGGCGCCGGGCAGAATAGAACCCAACGGTACATCTACCAATGACACCAACGGCGAGCATCTGAGCGTCAAAAATGTCGAAAAACTCGGTACCTCTGCTAGCTTTGCCAAGGCCCGTGCTGAGGATATGGCCAAGAGGGAAATCGATGCTACGGTCATGCGTTATCCAGAGACAGGCATAAATGTTCTtattgttggtgctggtcttGGTGGTCTTGCCTGCGCCTTGGAATGCTGGCGAAAGGGACACACTGTCCACATCATCGACCGAAGTTCCGGCCCTGTCTGGACCGGTGATAACATTCAAATCCAGCCCAGTGCTATTCTGCTCTTGCGCCATTGGCCCGACTTGGGTTATGAGGTTGAGGATACCCAGTATGATGTGGAAATGTCATACTACAAGCAAACAGGAGAGCGCATCTACGGTCCTAGTCCGCCAATGTTCAACGACCCAGAGAGTCTGATTGGGAGAAGGGGGTTTTCGTCTGTCAACGCCCACAGTCGCATCAAGCTCTATCGAGCTTTCTTGGACCAAATTGAGCGCATTGGACTGAAGATTGAATGGGGCCACAAGGTCGTAGAATTCTGGGAAGACGTTGACCAAGGCGTGGGAGGTGTTGTATTCGAAGACGGAGAGAAGCGAACCGCTGATATCGTCGTCGCAGCTGATGGCCTTCGGACTGCCTCCGGGACTATCGTTCCTGGAATGCCCacggagttgaaggcgagCGGAAAGGCCATCTATCGTGCTGCGTTCCCCATTGAGCATGCGCTGCGTGACCCAACTGTTCAGGCACAGTGGAACTTCAAAACAGAAGGCAGACCTATTTGGCAGTTCTGGATTGG AAATGGTGCTCATGCCATGATTTCGCTCACAAAGGACATTGCATTCTGGAGTTTCATGCACTCG CACGATGAATCAGCCAGGGAAGCATGGATTCCTGACGTTGATCCGGAAGAAGTAATTGATGTCATGGAGAAAAGTGTGGCCGTCCACCCAGCCGTTGCGGCACTCATCAAAACAACACCGAAGGGTTCCGTCGTCAACTGGCAACTCAAACTTCGAGATTCTCATGAACAATGGACCTCACCCGGTGGCCGCGTAGTCCAGCTGGGCGATGCAGCACATGCTTTTCTGCCAACGTCCGGCAATGGTGCTACCCAGGCCATCGAAGATGGCATCACCTTGGCAACCTGTTTACAACTCGGTGGCAAGTCGCAGGCGGCCAATGCCACCAAGGCGTATAACAAGCTCCGCTACCAGAGAGTATCGTGCGGGCAGAAGATGGGGTTTGTCAACCAACAGCTGAAGCAGCACACTAACTGGGATGCAATCGACAAGAATCCAGCGTTGATTCGCTCTCGCTACCCGCGATGGGTGTGGTCTCATGATGCAGAAGCTTATGCGTATGAGAAGTTTTGTGAGGCTCTACATCATGTTCTCAGTAATGGGGAGGTGGCGCTAAGGAATACTAATTATCCTCGGGGTCACAAATTTCGATCCTGGACTATGCAAGAAGTACAAGAGCAAATTAAAGCTGGTCAGAGCCTAGAGGCTCTTCAGGATGGTGACTGGTCTTAA
- a CDS encoding hydroxysteroid dehydrogenase (similar to Neosartorya fischeri NRRL 181 XP_001266571.1) translates to MAVEKYIPGRLDGKVALVTGSGRGIGAAIAVQLGKLGAKVVVNYSASATHAEKVVAEIKANGSDSIAIKADIRDVSQTAKLFDEAVAHFGQLDIAVSNAGVVSFGHLKDVTEDEFDRVFSLNTRGQFFVAREAYRVLGEGGRIILTSSNTSRDFSVPKHSLYSASKGAIDSFVRILSKDCGDKKITINAVAPGGTVTDMFHDVSHHYIPNGEKYTAEEMQMAAFASPLHRNGFPQDVANVVGFLVSKEAEWVNGKTLTLDGGAA, encoded by the coding sequence ATGGCTGTTGAAAAGTACATCCCCGGTCgccttgatggcaaagtAGCCCTCGTCACTGGCTCAGGGCGTGGTATTGGTGCGGCCATTGCTGttcagcttggcaagctgggcGCCAAAGTAGTTGTCAACTACTCTGCCTCTGCCACTCACGCCGAAAAGGTCGTAGCGGAGATCAAGGCCAATGGCTCTGACTCTATCGCCATCAAGGCTGATATCCGCGATGTATCTCAGACTGCCAAGCTCTTCGATGAGGCGGTCGCACATTTCGGCCAGCTGGATATTGCCGTCAGCAACGCCGGTGTCGTCAGCTTCGGACATCTCAAGGATGTCACCGAAGACGAATTCGATCGTGTCTTCAGCCTCAATACCCGTGGGCAGTTTTTCGTCGCGCGAGAGGCCTACCGCGTGCTAGGAGAAGGCGGCAGAATTATTctcacctcctccaacacaTCCCGCGACTTTAGTGTTCCCAAGCACTCTCTCTACTCTGCCTCCAAGGGTGCTATCGACTCTTTCGTCCGAATCCTCTCAAAGGACTGCGGAGACAAGAAGATTACTATCAACGCGGTTGCTCCTGGTGGTACCGTCACCGACATGTTCCACGATGTGTCACACCACTATATCCCCAATGGCGAAAAGTACACGGCGGAAGAGATGCAGATGGCTGCCTTTGCATCTCCTCTTCACCGCAACGGATTTCCTCAGGATGTTGCTAATGTTGTTGGATTCCTTGTCAGCAAGGAGGCTGAGTGGGTGAATGGAAAGACCTTGACtcttgatggtggtgctgcttga
- a CDS encoding NAD-dependent epimerase/dehydratase (similar to Talaromyces stipitatus ATCC 10500 XP_002482940.1): MTTPRKYAVLGSTGNCGTALINNLLRESNVQVNAYCRSRAKLLGLFPDLKDGGQIGIFEGSIHDVELLASCIRGCRTVFLVVSTNDNIPGCSLAKDTALSVIEALQRIREVAKHNGRTESLPKLILLSSATIDDQFSRHVPYVLRQILYRSASYVYKDLIETEELLKQQEDWLTSIYFKPGALSIDVQRGHAISLTDETSPLSYLDLAAAMIEAADDNRGMYSNKSVSVVNTNGNAKFPSGTIWCIFMGLIRHTFPFLHPYLPVGTGPK, translated from the coding sequence ATGACAACACCACGAAAATATGCTGTTCTTGGTTCAACGGGCAACTGTGGCACAGCACTTATCAACAACTTGCTACGGGAATCTAATGTCCAAGTCAACGCCTACTGTCGCAGTCGGGCCAAGCTCCTTGGCTTGTTCCCCGATCTTAAAGACGGAGGCCAGATAGGTATTTTTGAAGGCAGCATTCACGATGTCGAGCTCCTGGCGTCTTGTATTCGCGGCTGCCGCACCGTTTTCCTTGTTGTTTCAACAAACGATAACATTCCTGGCTGCAGCCTGGCAAAAGACACCGCTCTATCCGTCATCGAGGCGCTGCAGAGAATTAGAGAAGTTGCTAAGCATAACGGACGGACGGAGTCGCTGCCAAAGCTTATCCTTCTTTCATCCGCCACTATCGACGACCAGTTTTCTCGCCACGTGCCATATGTGCTGCGACAAATTCTGTATCGCTCCGCATCTTATGTTTACAAGGATTTGATCGAGACTGAAGAGCTTCTCAAGCAGCAGGAAGACTGGCTTACGTCGATTTACTTCAAACCAGGAGCTTTGTCTATTGATGTGCAACGCGGCCACGCCATCAGTCTCACGGACGAAACTAGCCCCTTGTCCTACCTTGACTTGGCGGCTGCGATGATTGAGGCCGCTGATGATAATAGGGGGATGTACAGTAATAAGAGTGTGAGCGTTGTGAATACGAATGGGAATGCAAAGTTTCCCAGTGGAACGATATGGTGTATTTTCATGGGATTGATCAGGCACACGTTTCCTTTTCTGCATCCGTATCTTCCTGTTGGCACTGGACCAAAATAA
- a CDS encoding snoaL-like domain-containing protein — protein sequence MSPYLWRPTPDPMAIAKVQEETLNKFLLAWKEQRAEDITALWSDDFKQRVLPLSLQLPAKSRTEAAIMNNILSSKLTNWKLDIREIVHDTSRGSAAVYAIAEADTPVAGEKWTNEYSVFTSFSEDGTKITRLEEMVDTAFFRHFFPKFQQHLMESGKPAHA from the exons ATGTCGCCGTATCTTTGGAGACCAACGCCTGACCCAATGGCAATCGCAAAAGTGCAAGAAGAAACTCTCAACAAGTTCCTCCTCGCCTGGAAGGAACAGAGAGCTGAAGACATCACTGCACTATGGTCTGATGACTTCAAGCAACGAgttctgccattgtcgctgCAGTTACCGGCCAAATCACGAACCGAAGCTGCTATTATGAACAATATTCTCTCCTCGAAGCTAACAAACTGGAAG TTGGATATTCGAGAAATTGTTCATGATACTTCGCGTGGCTCTGCTGCCGTATATGCAATTGCTGAGGCAGATACGCCGGTGGCGGGTGAAAAATGGACAAATGAGTACTCTGTTTTTACATCATTTAGTGAGGATGGGACGAAAATAACAAGGCTGGAAGAAATGGTAGATACTGCATTCTTTCGACACTTCTTCCCCAAGTTCCAGCAGCATTTGATGGAGAGCGGGAAACCAGCGCATGCTTGA
- a CDS encoding ethD domain-containing protein, with product MNPVQDPEIPALNGSENNKFLCLTICGYRKSGMSEGAYRNHMVNVSAPMTKDLMVKYGVKRWTQIHNQTATRAMMSLLVDPQMVNIADFDCFSQVVFKSVADYKRMKQDPWYKQHLVGDHEKFADTKRSMMTIGWVEEFIRDGEIVDGFKDC from the exons atgaacccTGTTCAAGATCCAGAGATCCCAGCCCTGAATGGCTCCGAAAACAACAAGTTTCTCTGCCTCACAATTTGCGGCTACCGCAAATCCGGAATGAGCGAAGGGGCTTACCGCAATCACATGGTAAATGTGTCGGCCCCTATGACCAAGGATCTCATGGTCAAATATGGCGTCAAAAGATGGACGCAA ATTCACAACCAGACAGCCACACGTGCAATGATGTCTTTACTTGTAGACCCACAGATGGTAAACATCGCGGATTTTGACTGCTTCAGTCAGGTAGTGTTCAAGAGCGTAGCGGATTATAAACGCATGAAGCAGGATCCATGGTACAAGCAACACCTCGTAGGCGACCACGAAAAGTTTGCTGACACCAAACGGAGCAT GATGACCATTGGTTGGGTTGAGGAATTTATTCGGGATGGGGAAATTGTTGATGGATTTAAAGACTGCTAG